The DNA segment CGGCCCTGCTCCTGGCCGACGGGGTCGTCATGGCGCAGGACCCGCCTGCCAAGGCACCGCAGGAACGGCGGCAGTCGGTGGCTCTCTCGGACGCGGTGCTCCAGGCCCTTGAACGCAATCTCGACATTTCCATCAGCCGCACGACCAAGAACAGCCGCCTCTCCGATATCGTCGGCGAGGAGGCCAAGTTCGACCCCACGCTCAGCCTGAACGGCCAGTACAACCGGCAGGTGCAGCCGTTGAACCGTCCCGTATTCGGCGGTACGAACCAGAACCTCAACGAGATTCTGACCTTCGATCAGCGCAGCCATTCGCTCACCGCGGACGTCACCCAGAATTTGCTGACCGGCGCCAATTACGATTTGAACTACAGCCCATCCCGATCCAACGTGAATCAGAACGTGGCCAGCGGTTTCCTGTTCAATCCGGCCTACTCGGGCGGGCTGGCCTTCACCTTCACCCAGCCGCTGCTTAGAAATTTTGGCACGGAGGTCAACCGTACCTTCATCCAGGTGGCCCAGAACAACGCTAAGGTGGAGGAGCAGGTCTTCACTGACCGCGTTCTCACGGTCATCGCCACCGTCGAGCAGAATTTCTGGGAGCTGGTCTTCGTGAACGAAAACCTTAAGGTGGCCGAATCGGCCCTCCGGGCCGCGCAGGAGCTGCTGGCCAGCAACCGCGCCAAGACCAAGGCCGGGATCATGTCGATCGTAGACGTCCTGCAGGCAGAAGCCGCTGTGGCCTCCCGCGTCGAGCAGGTGCTTGTCGCCGAAAAGGCCATTCGCGACCAGGAGGACCAATTCCGCCGCTTGCAGAACCCGGCTGAGGAGGAGCTGCGGCAGGATCTTCGGCTCACGCCGCTCGACAAGCCCAGCCAGACGCTCGAGGCAATCGTTAGTGAGGAAGCTATCGAAATCGCGCTGGACCGGCGCCCCGAAATTCTACAGGCGAAGAAAAACCTCGAGACCGCCGATACCAACGTCAAGTTCGCCAAAAACCAGATGCTGCCGAACCTCTCGTTCCAAGGCACCTCCGGCATGGCAGGCCTGGGTGGAAACTACGGCGACATGACCAACAAAAACTTCAGCGGCGACTTTTACAACTACGGTGCGGGACTGGTCTTCAGCTACCAGCTCGGCAACCGCTCAGCCACCAGTCAGTACAACAAGCGCCAATTGGAGGGCTTCAACGCTAAGGCCTCGCTAGTCAGCGTACGACAACAAGTGATTGTCGGTGTGCGCGAGGCGATACGACGCGTCCAGACCGACTTCAAGCGAATCGAAACGACGCGGGCCGCCCGTATCATGGCCGAGAAGCAGTTACAAGCTGAGCGGGAACGGTTAAACGTCGGATTGAGCACCACCCGCTTTGTGCTCGACTTCCAGCGCGATCTGGCGACCACGCAGGGCAACGAGCTGCGCGCGATTGTAGACTACAACAAGTCGCTTTCCAATCTGACTCGCAACAAGGCCACGACGCTCGATCGCTACGGCATCCAGCTTCAGTAGCCACGTGCACGACGCGGATCCAACCGAGCGGCTGGCTTGGCTCGCGGGCCTGCCCATCGCCGCCACCATCGGATTTGATCTGCTTCCCTCAGACCTCCAGCAACTCTGGCTGATCCAGTTGCTTCCACAGGCTGTCGCCTACGTGGCCCTGGGCTTCTGGGCTTCGCAGAACCCAGGGGTCATCTCCCGTCTCGGCTTACAGCGTGCGCAGCTCCCGGAAGGACTGCGCTGGGGCACGGCAACCGGGCTAGTGCTTGGATTATTCAATACCACCGTTATCCTGTATCTCGTCCCGCGATTGGGCTTCGACATCGGCTTTTTACGCGAAACCCCGCATGCGCAGATTCCGCTTGCCGTCATGCTGCCCTGGTTCATCGTCCTGATTGCCTTTTTCGTCGAAATAAACTTTCGCGGGTTCCTGCTGGGCCGGCTGCGTGCGCTCTTCTCCACCCTACCCGGACCGGTTGCAACCGGCGCAGCCGTGGCTGTCTCAGCTCTTACTTTTTCTTTCGACCCGTTTATGGTGCTAACATTCCGCCATTTGCATTGGATCGCCGTGTGGGACGGGCTGATCTGGGGCTTCCTGTGGGTGCGCCTGCGGAATCTCTATGTCCCCATCGTGGCCCATGCGGCCGAAGTCATCGTGCTGTACTTGGTCCTCAGGATGGTGGTTGCGTGAGTCCTTTGTTTTCAGCATGCCTCGTCAATGAACCGTTCGGCGACCCCGGGGTGCACGTCGACGTCTGCTGGGCTCTGCGCGCGCGAGCTGGTCGCGCTCGATTGCCCGCCACGCGCTCCGGGCATGGGCGACCCTATCAGGAAGGACGCGTGCAATGTGCGCGAAGGCCTTTCGGCTCAAGGAGGAGCGGATGAACGAATTTGTGAAATACGGGATCTATTTTCTCATTGGCGGGATCGTGGTCAGCGCCTCGACCTATCTTGGCGCGAAGGGCGAAGGGTTCTGGGCCGCGCTGGCCAGTACTTTCCCAGCGATCACGGGCGTAACCTTTGTGCTGATTTATCTCAACGGCGGC comes from the Nitrospira sp. genome and includes:
- a CDS encoding CPBP family intramembrane metalloprotease, with the translated sequence MHDADPTERLAWLAGLPIAATIGFDLLPSDLQQLWLIQLLPQAVAYVALGFWASQNPGVISRLGLQRAQLPEGLRWGTATGLVLGLFNTTVILYLVPRLGFDIGFLRETPHAQIPLAVMLPWFIVLIAFFVEINFRGFLLGRLRALFSTLPGPVATGAAVAVSALTFSFDPFMVLTFRHLHWIAVWDGLIWGFLWVRLRNLYVPIVAHAAEVIVLYLVLRMVVA
- a CDS encoding TolC family protein; protein product: ALLLADGVVMAQDPPAKAPQERRQSVALSDAVLQALERNLDISISRTTKNSRLSDIVGEEAKFDPTLSLNGQYNRQVQPLNRPVFGGTNQNLNEILTFDQRSHSLTADVTQNLLTGANYDLNYSPSRSNVNQNVASGFLFNPAYSGGLAFTFTQPLLRNFGTEVNRTFIQVAQNNAKVEEQVFTDRVLTVIATVEQNFWELVFVNENLKVAESALRAAQELLASNRAKTKAGIMSIVDVLQAEAAVASRVEQVLVAEKAIRDQEDQFRRLQNPAEEELRQDLRLTPLDKPSQTLEAIVSEEAIEIALDRRPEILQAKKNLETADTNVKFAKNQMLPNLSFQGTSGMAGLGGNYGDMTNKNFSGDFYNYGAGLVFSYQLGNRSATSQYNKRQLEGFNAKASLVSVRQQVIVGVREAIRRVQTDFKRIETTRAARIMAEKQLQAERERLNVGLSTTRFVLDFQRDLATTQGNELRAIVDYNKSLSNLTRNKATTLDRYGIQLQ